The following nucleotide sequence is from Streptomyces sp. HUAS CB01.
CGAGCTGTTCGACGACGCGGATCTCGCCCTGTCGACGGAACTGGTCACCAAGGCCGCCCTGCACCTCAACAACGCCTGCAGTTTCGCCCGCGAGCGCACCGTCGCGACGGCGCTGCAGCAGGGGCTGATGCCGGGCCGGCCGCCCGAGCTGACCGCGGTGGACACGGCTTACGCCTATCTTCCCGAGGGCGCGGGAGGGGACTGGTACGACGTCATTCCGCTGTCCGGCGCAAGGGTGGCCCTGGTGGTCGGCGATGTCGCCGGGCACGGCATCGAGGCCGCCGCCACCATGGGCCAGTTGCGGACGGCCCTGCGCACGCTCGCGCTGCAGGACCTGGAGCCCGGTGAGCTGCTCGACCGGCTCGACGAGACGGCCGCCTTCCTCGCCCGGACGCGGTCGCCCGTGGGCCACGGCGACGAGGCGTCCCCGGACCACCTCGCCACCTGTGTGTGCGTCGTCTACGACCCGGTGTCCCGGCTGTGCACCGCAGCCCGGGCCGGGCATCCGCTGCCCATGGTGCTGGGACCCGACGGGTCCGCGACGGAGTTCGACGTACCGGACGGTCCCCCGCTGGGGACGGCGGGCGGCGGCTACGCGTCCGCCACCGTCACCCTCCCGGAGTCGACCCTGCTGGCGCTCTACACGAACGGCCTGGTGAGCATCCCCGGCCGGGACGCGGGGAGCTCCCGAGCCCGGCTCCACCAGATCCTGGCCCAGCCGGAGGAGTCCCTCGACCGGCTCTGCGACTCCGCGGTGTACGAGCTCCTGCCGCGCCGCCCCCGGGACGACGCGGTGCTGCTGCTCGCCCGTACCCGCGCCCTGCCTGCGGACCGGGTCACCAGCTGGACCCTCCCCCGGGACGACTCGGTCGTGGCCACGGCCCGCCGGCTGATCGAGCACCAGCTCCAGGCGTGGGAGATGCCGGACGCGGTCTTCACCACCGAACTGATCGTCAGCGAGCTGGTGACCAACGCGATCCGCTACGGGCAGGGCCCGATCGAGCTGCGGGTCATCCTCGACCGCACCCTGATCTGCGAGGTCTCGGACGCCAGCAGCACCTCGCCGCACATGCGCCATGCCACCGCAACGGACGAAGGAGGCCGTGGACTGTACATCGTCATGCAGCTCAGCGACCGATGGGGCACCAGGACCACGGGTGACGGCAAGACCATCTGGTCGGAACAGGCGGTCCGGGGCGGCGCGGCCCGGTAGGGTCCACGCACACCAGAGCGCCGGGGGCGTGCGCCGCCCTCCGTCCTGACTCGCCCGGAGGGTCCCGGACGCGACAGCATGGAGGAGGACGGCCCTCGGCGGCTGCCCGCGCGAGGAGGCGGAACAGACGGTGACCAGGCAGCGCTTTGCGTTCTGCGGGGCTGAGATGGCCGCTGTCTACGTCCTCGCCGGCGGGGGCCGCGAACTCCATCTGGCCGAGCTGACCGGCGATCGCAGGATGCTGTACGGCCTGCCGGCGATCATCGCTGTGGAGGGCCACTCCCCCGCCGCCGAGGCCTTCCGCGCCGGCGGCCCGCTCTGGCTGAACCCGAAGGAACTCGCGGCGTACGTCGAGCTCGACCCCCACCACTTCCCCGGCCGCCGCGGGGAGGGGGCGGAGACCACGGCCCGGATCTCGCTCGGCGCGCTGCCGCTCGGGCGCGGCGCCAACGAGCTGGGCTGTCTGATCGTGGCGGGCGACGTCACCGACGGTTTCAGCCCCGACCGCCGGGCGCTGCTGGAGCTCTACGCCGACCAGGTCGCGGCCGGTCTGGAGTCGGCCGCCGCCCGCGTACCGGGCCGTGCCCCGCCGCAGACGCACCTGGCCCAGGCCGCCCTGGTACCGCTGCAGGGCGGAGCGTTCATCCTGGAGCTGAGCACCGGGCGGATGGAGGCGCACGCGTACGTCCTGGAGCTCCTCGGCATTCCCCCGGAGGAGTTCGACGGGCGGGTGGAGACCCTGCTGGCCTGCGCGGTTCCGGACGACATCCCGGCACTGATGGAGATCGTCGAACCGGGGCGGATGTCCGCGGCCACCGAGCAACTGGCGTTCCGGATCCGCCGCCCCGGCGGGGAGCTGCGCTGGCTGGGGCTGCGCTGCCGGGTCGAGGTGGACGCCGACGGCACACCGGAGCGGGTGCTGGGCGTGGTGGCCGACGCCGCCTACCTGCGGCCCAGCGCCGACGAGGTCTCGGTGGTGCAGCGGCTGTCGGCCAAGCTGGCGGGGGCGAGCACGATCCGGGAGGTCAGCCGGCTGGTGGTGGCCTCGCTCCGCGGTCCGCTGGAGGCGAGCCGGGTCGCCGTGGCCGAGCGGGAGGGCGACCGGCTGGTGGTCACCATCCTGGATCCGCCGGAGCCCGATGCCTGGCCCGCGGTCTGGCGCTCCGAATGGCGCTCCGAGTGGCCGGACCTGTCGATCCACGACATGCCCACGCTCGAGGGCGCGCTGCGCGAGGGGCATGTGAGCCTCTGGCCGGCCGGCGCGCACCTCGAACCGGCGCTGGCGGAGATCGGGCCCGGCGGCCTCGCCGTGCTGCCGCTCCGGGCGGACGGGCGGATGGTGGGGGTGTGTCTGGTGGGGTGGGACGAGGAGCACCGGTTCGACCCGGAGGAGCGGTCGCTGCTGACCGCCGCCGCGGCCCTGGTGGGTCAGGCCCTGATGCGGGCGCACGCCCTGGACGCCGGGCACGAGCTCGCCACGATGCTCCAGCGGAGCCTGCTGCCGAGGAAGCTTCCCGAGCTGCCCGGTGGTGAGGCCGTCGCCCGCTATCTCCCGGCCACGGCGGGGCTGGAGGTCGGCGGCGACTGGTACGACGTGATCCCGCTCGGTGACGGCCATGTGGCGCTGGTCATCGGGGACGTGCAGGGGCACAGCGCGGGAGCCGCGACGATCATGGGCCAGATGCGCACGGCCGTCAGGGCGTACGCGGTGGAGGGACACCCACCGGACGTGGTGGTCGCCCGCGCGAACCGGCTGCTCGTCGGCATGGAGACGGATCTGTTCGCCACCTGCCTCTACGTGGACCTCGACATGGAGGAGGGCATCGCCCGGCTGGTACGGGCGGGCCACCTGCATCCGGTGATCCGCCACCCCGACGGCAGCGCCGAGGAGCTGCTGGTCGAGGGCGGGCCGCCGCTGGGCGTCCTCGCCGACGAGGAGTACCCGATGACGGAGGCGGGGCTGGTGCCCGGCACGATCCTGATGCTGCTGACGGACGGCCTGGTCGAGTCGGCGGCCCTCACGCTGGAGGAGGGCATGCGCCGGGTGTGCGACACCCTCGCCGCGGCCGACCCCGCCGACGCCGGCCGGATGGCCGACGAACTGGTCGTGGGGGTGAACCGGCGCGACGACGACGTGGCCTTGCTGCTCCTGCGTTACGACGGCACCCAGGTGCGGCCGATGCGGACCCACTGGACGGTGTGGCGGCTGCCCAACGCCGTGATGCACGCCCGGCGTTTCACCGCACGGACCCTGCGCTCGTGGGGTGCGGAGGAGGAGTTGGACGGCGCTCTGCTCGTCGTGTCCGAACTGGTCACCAATGCCGTCGCGCACACGCAGGGCGAGGTGCGGCTCGACCTCACGCTGTCCGCCGACCGCTTGCGGATCGCGGTGAACGACGCCTCCCCCCGCAGCCCCGTCAAGCCGGCCGACCAGGGCTGGGAGGCGACGGGAGGCCGCGGGCTGCTGATCGTCGAGGCCACGACGGCGTCGTGGGGCGCGGTGCCGCTCAGCGGCGGCAAGCAGGTGTGGGCGGAGATCCCCCTGGCGCCGCGCGAGCGGCTGGCCCGGGCACGCTGAGCCCGGTCTCCGGGGCCCGGGCACGGCGGACCGACGGCGACAGGACGGCCCGCGGCGGCGCCGCGGGGGGACGGGTCGACGCCCGCGCTACGGGGACGGGTCGACGCCCGCGGCGTCGGTCGTGCCCCACTGCTCCCGGATCCGCTCGGCCTGCCGGGTCAGCGCGTCCAGCAGCTCCCGGGTGCTGCGCGCGGCGGTGGTGCGCAGCACGGCCACGCTGATCTCCCGCGCGAGGGGCGGTCCGGTCAGCTTGCGCACGGCCACGTCGGGGCGCGGGGTGCCGAGGGCGAGCCGCGGCACGAGCGCGACTCCCGCGCCCGCGGCGACGAAGCCCTGGACGACCGCGTAGTCGTCGGTCCGCAGACCGTGCACCGGCTCGAACGAGTGCTGGGCGCAGGCCCACGACAGCACGCGGTCGCAGGGGTCGCGCGGGTCGGCCGAGCCGATCCAGTCGTCGTCCCTCAGTTCCTCCAGCGGCACATGGGTCAGTCCGGCGCACCGGTGGTCCTCGGGCATGACCAGGAGCAGCGGATCGGTGAGCAGGGGATGCAGCTCGAAGTCGTCGTCCAGGTCGAGCCGGTCGCCCGGCTGGGAGAAGACGAGAGCGGCGTGCAGTTCCCTCGCCACGAGCCCCCTCAGCAGGGCCGGCAGCTCGCCCTCGACGAGCGACACCTGCACTCCCTCGCCGCGCACGGCCTTCACGGCCGGCGGCAGCAGCAGCGCGCCCGCCGTCGGGAAGGTGCCGATGTGCAGGGTGTGCGCCCCCCGCTCGGACAGGTCCCGTACCTCCCGCTCTGCCAGCCGCAGCCGTTCGAGTACGGCCTCCGCGTGGGGAAGCAGCGCGGCCCCCAGCTCGGTGAGCGCGGCGCCGCGCGGGCCGCGCTGCACCAGGCGGGCGCCGAAGTGCGCCTCCAGCACGCCGAGATGGTGGGTGACGGTGGGCTGCGTGTAGTGCAGCGACCGGGCCGCGGCGGCGAGGGAGCCCTCCTGCGCGATGGCCTTCAGCACGGTCAGCTGGCGGAGCTCGAGCATATAGACATTCTATGGAGGGTTCGAGGTAACTCATGCATTCCTCGATATCCCCCCGCGTGCGACGCTCACCGGCGTGAACAGCACAACCACCGCAGCCCCCGTCGAGCCGGCACCCGGCCGGAGGCCCGCCCCCGGCAGCACCCCGTACGCGGACGCCCTCCGCGCCCAGGCCGGCCGCGACTGGGTGCGGCTGAACGTCCCCGGACACGCCGCCGACCCCGACAGCTTCCCCCCGCTCGCCTCCCTCATCGGCCCGGCCGCGCTGCGCATGGACTTCCCGCCGCTGCTGGACGGCATCGACCTCGGGGTGTCCTCCCCGCTCGAGGAGGCGCTGGCGCTGGCCGCCGAGGCGTGGGGGGCCCGCCGCACCTGGTTCCTCACCAACGGCGCCTCGCAGGGCAACCAGATCGCGTCGCTGGTCGCCCCCGCCCTCGGACGGGTGCTGGTCGTGCAGCGCAGCGTGCACTCGAGCGTCATCGACGGCCTCGTCCTCTCGGGGCTGGACTGCGCCTTCGTGCAGCCGTCGGTCGACGCGGAGCAGGGCATCGCCCACGGTGTCACCGCGGCGGACCTGGCACGGGCGCTCGCGGAGCACCCGGACGCGGCGGCCGCCTACGTCGTGTCCCCCAGCTACTTCGGCGCGGTCGCCGACGTGCGCGCCCTGGCGGAGGTCTCCCATGCCGCGGGCGTGCCGCTGATCGTGGACGAGGCGTGGGGCTCGCACTTCGGCTTCCACCCGGCGCTCCCCGGCAGCGCCCTGTCGCAGGGCGCGGACCTGGTCACGTCCAGCACCCACAAGCTGGCCGGCAGCCTCACCCAGTCCGCGATGCTGCACCTGGGGCACGGCCCCTTCGCGGACCGGCTGGAACCACTGGTCGACCGGGCGTTCCGGCTGGTCCAGTCGACGAGCGCGAGCGCCCTGCTCATGGCGTCCCTCGACGTGGCGCGGGCGTCGCTGGTGGCAGGCCGCGACGCCGTCGGGGCGTCGGTGGAGGCGGCGGACGCGGTCCGCCGGACGATCCGCGGGCTGGGCCGGTACGGGATCGTCAGCGACTCCTTCGGGCGGTTCCCCGACATCGTGGCGGCCGATCCGCTGCGCATCGCCGTCGACACCCGCAGCGGGGGCATAGCCGGTCACGAGGCCCGCCGGCTGCTCCACCGCGATCACGAGATCATGGTCGAGGTGGCCACGGACTCCGCGATCGTCGCGGTCGTCGGCGCGGGCGCCGCACCCGACACGGACCGCTTCGTCGAGGCCCTGCACCGTCTGCCCGCGTCCCCGGCCGATTCCGCCCCGGACGAGCGGTCCCGTCCGCGCCTGCCGTCCCCGGGCCCCGCGCGGCTCACCGCCCGTGAGGCGTTCCTGAGCCGATCGCGCACCGTACCGGCCGCGGACGCCGTGGGCATGATCTCCGCCGACACCCTCGCCGCGTACCCGCCCGGCATCCCCAACGTGCTGCCGGGTGAGGTCGTCACCACCGAGGTGGTCGACTTCCTGCAGCGCACGGCCGCCGCTCCCAGCGGTCATGTGCGCGGCGCGCTCGATCCCGCCGTCTCCGTGCTCCGTGTCGTCGACGCGGGCGGCGCCCCGCCCGGCACGGCGGTCACCAGGGCAGCGGCTGTTCGGTCCAGATGACCTTGCCGCTGCCCGTGTAGCGCGTGCCCCAGCGCTCGGCGAACTGGGAGACGAGGAACAGTCCGCGGCCGCCCTCGTCGGTGGTCGTGGCCCGGCGCAGATGCGGGGCGGTGCTGCTGCCGTCGGAGACCTCGCAGATCAGGGAGCGGTCGCGGATCAGCCGCACCGCGATCGGCTCGCCCGCGTGCCGGATGGCGTTGGTGACCAGCTCGCTGAGGATCAGCTCGGTGGTGAACGCCTCCTCCGCCAGCCCCCACTCGTCCATGGTCCGGGCGGCCTCCGCGCGGATCCGGGCCACCTCGGACGGGTCGGCGGGCACGTCCCAGCTGACGGCGCGGTTGCCGTCCAGCACCCGGGTACGGGCGACGACCAGGGCCACGTCGTCACGGGGGCGCTCCGGCAGCAGGGCCTCCAGCACCGCACGGCAGGTCTCCTCGGGCGGCCCGCCGGCGTGGGCGAGCGTGCCGCGGAGCAGCTCCAGTCCCTCGTCGATGTCACGGTGCCGGTCCTCGACCAGGCCGTCCGTGTAGAGCACCAGGCTGCTGCCCTCGGAGAGGTGCAGTTCGCTGGACTCGAAGGGGAGCCCGCCCAGCCCCAGGGGCGGTCCCGCCGGCACCCCGGGGAACTCGACCTCGCCGTCGGGATGGACGATGACCGGCTCCAGATGTCCGGCGCGGGCCACGGTGCACACCCGTGACGTGGGGTCGTAGATCGCGTACAGACAGGTGGCGCCGGTCAGCGCCGTGACCGCCCCGTCGGTGTCCTCGTCCTGGTCGATGCGCGAGACCAGCTCGTCCATGTGCCACAACAGTTCGTCGGGCGGGAGGTCGAGGCTCGCGAAGTTGTGGACGGCGGTGCGCAGCCGGCCCATGGTCGCCGCGGCGTGGAGACCGTGGCCGACGACGTCCCCGACGACGAGGGCGACCCGGGCGCCGGGGAGCGGGATCACGTCGAACCAGTCCCCGCCGACCCCGCCGAGGCCGGCCTGGGCGGGCAGGTAGTGGTAGGCCACGTCGAGGGCGGTCTGCTCGGGCAGGCCCCGCGGCAGCAGGCTGCGCTGCAGCGCGACCGCCATCGAGTGCTCGCGGGTGTACCGGCGGGCGTTGTCGATGTTCACGGCGGCGCGGGCGACCAGTTCCTCCGCCAGCGACACGTCGTCGTCGTCGAAGGGTTCCGGCTTCTGGGAGCGCCAGAACGTGGCGACGCCCATCGTCACACCGCGGGCCCGCAGCGGGGCGGCGATCATGGAGTGGATGCCGTAGCCGACCAGCCTGCGGGCGCGGGCGGGTTCCTGTTCCTGCCAGCCGGAGAACGCGGCGAGGTCGGCCTCCAGGACGGTCTTCCCCCTGGCGTACGCGACCGCCTGGGGGGTGGTGCTGACGAAGTGGATCAGCCGGCCCGACGGGTAGAGCGGGGTGTCGTGCCGGACGCCCGTGAAGGCGATGCGGCGCATGTCGGTGCCGGTGTCCACGGGCTCCTCCCCGCTGAGCACGGGATCGGGGAGGTCGACGGTGACGAAGTCGGCGAACCGGGGCACGGCGAAGTCGGCGAGTTCCTGCGAGGTCCGGACCACGTCGAGGGTGGTGCCGATCCGCATCCCGGCGTCGTAGACGAGTCGGAGACGGCCCTGCGCGGTGTCGGCGCGGCCGCTGAGGGCCCGGAGCTCGGTGGTGTCCCGCAGGGTGGCGACGGTGCCGCAGGGCCCCGAGCCGTCCGCCGGGGGGCCCATCGCGCGCTGGTTCACGGCGACCAGCTGGTGCCCGATGACGTGCACCTCGTCGCTGGCGGGCCGGCCGGACGCCAGCAGCCGGGCGATCCCGGGATCCATCCCGATGTCGCGGACGGGCCGGCCCTGGGCGTCCGGGGGCAGCGCGAGGAGCCGTCGTGCCTCGTCGTTCACGAGCACCAGCCGGCGGTCCTCGTCGACGATCAGCACGCCCTCCCGCACGGCGTGCAGGACGGCGTCGTGGTGCTCGTACATCCGGGTCATCTCGGCGGGCCCCAGGCCATGGGTCTGGTGGCGCAGGCGCCGGCTGATCAGCGCGGCCCCGGAGGTCGCGACGATCAGGGCGAACGCGGCCGCGCCGAGCAGGACGGGAAGCTGGTCCTGGGCCGCCCCGCCGGCCCGCTCGACCGTGATGCCGGCGGCCACGAGGCCGATCACCTCGCCGTTCGCGTCGGTCACGGGCGCGACGCTGCGGATCGAGGGTCCGAGGGTGCCGGTGACGGTCTCGGTCACGGTGCCGCCGGCCGCCGCCGGCGCGATGGTACCGATGTACTTCTTCCCGATCTCGTCCGGATTGGGGTGCGTGTACCGGGTGCCGTCCGGGGCCATCACCACGAGGAAGTCCACGCCGGAGCTCTTCCTGGCGGCTTCGGCCTTGCGCTGCAGCACCGCGCTCGGGTCGGGGCCGCGCAGGGCTTCCCTGGTTCCCGGTGCGGTCGCGTACGTCTGGGCGACGGCGACCGACCGGTTGCGCGCCTCCCGCTCGCCGTCCGACCGGGCCTGCACGAGCACTGCGGCGACGGCGGCGGCGACGAGCAGCAAAGCCACCGTCACCTGCAGGACGAACACCTGACTGGCGACGGTGCGCGCGCTCATCACCGAGCGGAGGCGGCCGAAAAGTCCGGCCATGTTCCTATCTAACACCGGGCGGCTACGGCGGGCGACCGCGTCGGCCACCGAGAGGGACCGACGCGGGACGCACGGTGCCGGCGGTGCCGGGGGACGGGCGTGCGGGGACGCATGGGGTGCCGCGGCGGAGGTGGGGGGCGCCCACTGCCAGACCCGGACGTAGTCGACGCACACCGTGGAGTCGGAGTCGAGCGGCGCGTTCGCGAGGCCGCCGTCCGCGAGCCGCAGGCACTCGTGGGACGGGATGGGGAACTCCCTGACCTGGCTGATGAGCTTCGGGTCGGTGATGGTGCGCACCACGGTGCCGTCTCGGTGTCGACGCGACCGTCCGCGTACTGGGCGGCGGCGAGCCGGGCGAGGTCGATGGCGAGGCTTCCGCCGCTGGCGGGGATGAGCGGACGTTCCCGGGCCGGTACCACCAGCGGATCCCGTCCGCGCGGGACGCCTCGGTGCGGTCCTGGTCGCGGACGGTCCACCTGGGCGGTGTCCAGCGCGGAGCCGGTGAACTCGTCGCTGAACACCAGGGCCTGGGCCGCCGGTGCTCCGGCGCCGAGCGGCTGGACACCCCGGCGGGGGCGGCGGGGTCGACCGGGGACGCCGGTTCGGCGGGGGCGGGCGCGGCCGCCGTGACGGCGCGGGCGGCGAGCGCGGACCGCGACGCGGGGTGGCCGCCCCACGGCGGCCACCCCCGTCACCCTCCCGCCAGGCCCACCGGCCCCGGCGCGCGCCGGTCCACGCCGGTCCCCTCTCGGGTCCCCGGTCCCGTCGGAGGTCGCCGGCCCTCGGTCCCGTCACGGACCGCCGCTCCCCTTTCAGGCCCTGGTCAGCCGCAGCGTCACGAGCTCGAACGGACGCAGGGCGAGGGACACCGTGTCGCCGGTGCGCTCCACCGTCCGCCCCTCGGCCGACGGGCGCTCGAGCAGGTCCGTCGCCACCGCTCCGGCCAGCGGGAAGCCTGCCGTCAGCGTCGCGCGGGCACGTCCGCCCCGGGACTCGTGGAACCGGACGACGACATCGCCGCTGCCGTCGTCCGCGAGCTTGACCGCGGTGACCACCACCGCGTCGTCGTCCACCACGACCAGCGGGGCGACGGCGGCGTCCGCGCCCGTCACCCTCCGCTCCGGCAGGTTCACGCGGTACCCCTCGCGCACCGCGTCGCCGATCGTCGCGCCCGGTGCGAGCGCGTGCCGGAAGCGGTGGACGCCCTGGTCGGTCTCCGGATCGGGGAAGCGCGGGGCGCGCAGCAGGGACGCCCTGAACGTGGTCGTCGTCCCGGAGTCGGCGGCACGGACGGTACGGGTCACGTCGTGGCCGTACGTCGAGTCGTTCACCAGCGCCACGCCCCAGTCCGGTTCGCCGATGTGGACGAAGCGGTGGTTGCAGGCCTCGAACTTCGCCGCCTCCCAGCTGGTGTTGGTGTGCGTCGCCCGGTGGAAGTGACCGAACTGGGTCTCGGACGCGTAGCGCTCGGCGTGCACGTCGAGCGGGAAGGCCAGCTTGAGGAACTTCTCCGTCTCGTGCCAGTCGACCTCGGTGTCGATGTCGAGCCGCTTGGCGCCGGGTGCGAGCGACAGCACCTGGGTCACCCTGGACGCGCCGAAGGAGCGCACGACCCGTACGGCGGCCGCTCCGGGCCCCGCGGCTGTCTCCGGCCCCACGAGGTCGGCCGGCTCCACACGGTCGGCCGCCACCAGATCCGTCACGGTGTTCCGGTAGAACTCGTCGACGTCCCACGCGTCCCACATGTTCGGGAAGTCCGGGTGCAGTTGCAGCAGGTTCGCGGCGCGTCCGGGCGCGACCGACTCGCGCTCGGCGCCGATGTCGTAGGCGGAGACCACCAGGCCCCGCTCGTCGATCTCCACCCGCAGCAGCCCGTTGTCGAGGACGTACCCGCCGCCCTCACGCGGCTCCCGGTGCGCCGCGCCGCCGCCCGTCGGCCGCGCGGCGCCGCCCGCCGCGACCCCGTGCCGGGCGTGCGGGGCCGAGTTGAAGACCAGTTCGGCGGTGCCCTCGCCGGCGAGGGCGCGCTGGGCGGCTGCGACGAGGGCGTTCAGTTCGTCGGCGACCGCCGCGTACGTCCTCTCGGCCTCGCGGTGCACCCAGGCGATCGAGGACCCCGGCAGGATGTCGTGGAACTGGTGCAGCAGCACCGTCTTCCAGATCCGGTCGAGCTGCTCGTAGGGGTACGGGAACCCGGTCCGCACCGCTGCCGTCGCGGCCCACAGTTCGGCCTCGCGCAGCAGGTGCTCGGAGCGCCGGTTGCCCTGTTTGGTCCTCGCCTGGCTGGTCAGCGTGGCCCGGTGCAGTTCGAGGTACAGCTCGCCCACCCACACCGGCGGATTCGCGTACTCGGCCTCGGCCTTGGTGAAGAACTCCTCGGGAGACTCCCAGACGACGGTCGCGGCGCCTTCGAGGTCCCGCATCCGGGCGGCCTTGGCGACCATCTCCCGGGTGGTCCCGCCGCCGCCGTCGCCCCAGCCGGTGGGCGCGAGCGAGTGCCGGGCGACGCCCTTGTCCTTGAAGTTCCTCGCCGCGTGGGCGATCTCGCTGCCCTTCATGGAGCAGTTGTAGGTGTCCACCGGAGGGAAGTGCGTGAAGATCCGCGTCCCGTCGATGCCCTCCCACTGGAAGGTGTGGTGCGGGAACTTGTTCGTCTGCGACCACGAGATCTTCTGGGTGAGCAGCCACTTGGAGCCTGCCGCCTTGATGATCTGCGGCAGCCCCGCGGCGAACCCGAAGGTGTCGGGGAGCCAGGCCTCGTCGTTCTCGATGCCGAACTCGTCCAGGAAGAACCGCTTGCCGTGCACGAACTGACGGGCCATCGCCTCCGATCCGGGCATGTTGGTGTCGGACTCCACCCACATGCCGCCCGCCGGCACGAACCGGCCGCCGGCGACGGCCTTCTTCACCGTGGCCCACACCTCCGGGCGGTGCTCCTTGACCCAGGCCCACTGCTGCGCCTGGGACATCGCGAAGACGAAGTCGGGCTCGTCCTCCAGCAGCGCCGTCATGTTGGACGTGGTCCGGGCGACCTTGCGCACGGTCTCCCGCAGCGGCCACAGCCAGGCGGAGTCGATGTGGGCGTGGCCGACGGCGCTGATGCGGTGCGCGGATGGCTGGGCCGGGGTGGCCAGCACCTGCTCCAGGCGGGCCCGGGCGGCGCCCGCCGTGCCGGGGACGTCCTGCAGGTCGACCGCGTCCAGGGCCCGGTCCACCGCGCGCAGGATCTCCCAGCGCCGGGCGGAGTCGGCCGGGAGCTCCTGCATCAGCTCGCCCAGCACCTCGAGGTCCATCACCAACTGCCAGACGGTCTCCTCGAAGACGGCCAGGTCCATCCGCCTCAGCAGGTACTGCGGTTCCGTGCCCGCGGTGTCCTTGTCGCCCAGCGCGGTGGGGAGGAACGGGTGGTAGTCCAGGATCACCGGATTGGACGCCGCCTCGATGTGGAGCCGTACCTGCTCGCCGCCCTCGACGGGCGCCCCGATCCGGACCCACTGGTTGCGCGGGTTCAGTCCCTTCACGGGGGTGCCGTCGGGCCGGTGGACGAGGCCTTCGCACTGGAAGCCGGGCATGTTCTCGTCGAAGCCGAGGTCGAGGATCGCCTCGACCGTCCGTCCCGCCCACTCGGCCGGGACGGTTCCGGTCACCCGGAACCAGCTCGTCCCCCACGGTGCACCCCACCTCGCACCGACCTCGATCGGGGACGGTTCCGCGGCCAGCCCTTCGGCTACCGGTACGGGCTCACCGGGAGCGTTCCAGACGGCCACGTCCAGCGGTACGGACGCGGAGTACACGGCGGGTCGGATGCGCTCGTCGAGGACGCGCTTCAGTCGGGCCTCGACCAGGCTGCGGTCGTCATGCATGAGGGTCTGCTCCGTAGGGGGTTCGGGATACGGGGGCGGGTGTCACCAGGGATGGACGACGGAGGCGGACGAGGAGGTCGTGTAGAGCTCACCGACGGCACGGACCTCGATGCGGACGGCCCGTTCGCCCGGCTCCGGGTGCAGCCCGGAGACATGGAACGCGGTCTGGCAGGTGCCGCCGAGGAAGCGCCGGCCGCCGCCGGGGAGCACGCGGTGCAGCTCGTAGTGGCGCACGGAACCGGGAGCCGGGGTCCAGCGCAGCCTCAGCCCGGTGCCCTCGCCGTCGGTGGCGCTGCCGGTGACCCTGAGCCGCGTGGGGGCCGCGGGCCGAACGGTCGCGCGCCGTACCGCGAGTCCGCCGAGCCGGTAGGCCACGGCACCGTCGCCGGTCAGCCGGACGCCGAGGCCGCGGAGGGAGCCGGAGAAGCCGTTCAGCCGCAGGGTCGCGGTCGACCAGCCGCTGCCCCCGCGCAGGGTTCCGGC
It contains:
- a CDS encoding SpoIIE family protein phosphatase/ATP-binding protein; the protein is MAGLFGRLRSVMSARTVASQVFVLQVTVALLLVAAAVAAVLVQARSDGEREARNRSVAVAQTYATAPGTREALRGPDPSAVLQRKAEAARKSSGVDFLVVMAPDGTRYTHPNPDEIGKKYIGTIAPAAAGGTVTETVTGTLGPSIRSVAPVTDANGEVIGLVAAGITVERAGGAAQDQLPVLLGAAAFALIVATSGAALISRRLRHQTHGLGPAEMTRMYEHHDAVLHAVREGVLIVDEDRRLVLVNDEARRLLALPPDAQGRPVRDIGMDPGIARLLASGRPASDEVHVIGHQLVAVNQRAMGPPADGSGPCGTVATLRDTTELRALSGRADTAQGRLRLVYDAGMRIGTTLDVVRTSQELADFAVPRFADFVTVDLPDPVLSGEEPVDTGTDMRRIAFTGVRHDTPLYPSGRLIHFVSTTPQAVAYARGKTVLEADLAAFSGWQEQEPARARRLVGYGIHSMIAAPLRARGVTMGVATFWRSQKPEPFDDDDVSLAEELVARAAVNIDNARRYTREHSMAVALQRSLLPRGLPEQTALDVAYHYLPAQAGLGGVGGDWFDVIPLPGARVALVVGDVVGHGLHAAATMGRLRTAVHNFASLDLPPDELLWHMDELVSRIDQDEDTDGAVTALTGATCLYAIYDPTSRVCTVARAGHLEPVIVHPDGEVEFPGVPAGPPLGLGGLPFESSELHLSEGSSLVLYTDGLVEDRHRDIDEGLELLRGTLAHAGGPPEETCRAVLEALLPERPRDDVALVVARTRVLDGNRAVSWDVPADPSEVARIRAEAARTMDEWGLAEEAFTTELILSELVTNAIRHAGEPIAVRLIRDRSLICEVSDGSSTAPHLRRATTTDEGGRGLFLVSQFAERWGTRYTGSGKVIWTEQPLPW
- a CDS encoding alpha-mannosidase — protein: MHDDRSLVEARLKRVLDERIRPAVYSASVPLDVAVWNAPGEPVPVAEGLAAEPSPIEVGARWGAPWGTSWFRVTGTVPAEWAGRTVEAILDLGFDENMPGFQCEGLVHRPDGTPVKGLNPRNQWVRIGAPVEGGEQVRLHIEAASNPVILDYHPFLPTALGDKDTAGTEPQYLLRRMDLAVFEETVWQLVMDLEVLGELMQELPADSARRWEILRAVDRALDAVDLQDVPGTAGAARARLEQVLATPAQPSAHRISAVGHAHIDSAWLWPLRETVRKVARTTSNMTALLEDEPDFVFAMSQAQQWAWVKEHRPEVWATVKKAVAGGRFVPAGGMWVESDTNMPGSEAMARQFVHGKRFFLDEFGIENDEAWLPDTFGFAAGLPQIIKAAGSKWLLTQKISWSQTNKFPHHTFQWEGIDGTRIFTHFPPVDTYNCSMKGSEIAHAARNFKDKGVARHSLAPTGWGDGGGGTTREMVAKAARMRDLEGAATVVWESPEEFFTKAEAEYANPPVWVGELYLELHRATLTSQARTKQGNRRSEHLLREAELWAATAAVRTGFPYPYEQLDRIWKTVLLHQFHDILPGSSIAWVHREAERTYAAVADELNALVAAAQRALAGEGTAELVFNSAPHARHGVAAGGAARPTGGGAAHREPREGGGYVLDNGLLRVEIDERGLVVSAYDIGAERESVAPGRAANLLQLHPDFPNMWDAWDVDEFYRNTVTDLVAADRVEPADLVGPETAAGPGAAAVRVVRSFGASRVTQVLSLAPGAKRLDIDTEVDWHETEKFLKLAFPLDVHAERYASETQFGHFHRATHTNTSWEAAKFEACNHRFVHIGEPDWGVALVNDSTYGHDVTRTVRAADSGTTTTFRASLLRAPRFPDPETDQGVHRFRHALAPGATIGDAVREGYRVNLPERRVTGADAAVAPLVVVDDDAVVVTAVKLADDGSGDVVVRFHESRGGRARATLTAGFPLAGAVATDLLERPSAEGRTVERTGDTVSLALRPFELVTLRLTRA